The Hymenobacter sp. DG01 sequence CCGAGGTAGTAGATGTCCGTCACCATGTTGGTGTACAGGGCCTCCTTCTGACCCATAATCTCCGTCATGCCGTGCTGAAAGTCGTCGAGGCTGAGCTTGCTGAAGTTACCGAAGAACAGCAGGTTCACACGGCGGTTGGTGGCAATCTGGGGGCTGCGCTTCAGCCACTTAAAGCTCGTGACATCGGGCTGGGCGCAGAGGATGGCCGTGATAACCGAGGCCAGGGCCGTAGCCAGCAGAATGCCCATGGGCACCGCAATAATGGGGTTACGGATCAGGCCCACATTGCTCAGGGCCGCCGTTTTGCTGCCCAGCTTTGCCCCGAAATAAGTGATAATCAAAGACATGAGCACCGCGTTCAGCGAAATCATCATGTTGGCCTTCTTATCGGCCATGTCCGAGAGCTTCATGTGGTTGCTGTACATGGTCCGGAACATGGTTTCGATGCCCCGCTTGGGCTCGGCGAAGGTGCCCTCGGCTTCCTCCGCCTTCTTCTTTTTCTTCTTCTCTGTTTTCTTAACCAGCTTGCGCTGCTCCTTCACGTTTTCCTTGAACTGGTCCTGGTAGCGCTCCTTGGCTGCTTTGGTGTAGTACTTGCCGGCCAGCAGAAAGGCCAGCTGCGTTTCGGCCCACTCCGGGTTCGAGTAGGTTTTGCCCAGCATGGCTTCCCATTCGGCCCGCAGCAGCTCGGCCTCAGCAAAGAAACTCTCGCGGCCCATGTTGCTCATGTCGGCATCTACCAGCAGCTGCTCCAGCTCCGTCTGGCGGGGCGCGTCGCGGTGGGTGGCCTTAATGAGGTTCTGCACCACTTCAATACGCTCGGAGGGGTAGCCCTGCTGCTGCAGCCACTCGGCGGCCATTTCCGCGCTGCGGAACTCGTGTCCGTCATAGACTTCGGTGTAGCCCACGTCATGAAACCAGGCCGCCAGCACCAGCGCTTCGTGGTCGGCTTCGCTCAGGCCGGCCGCTTCGCCCAGGGCGCGGGCTTCCTTTACTACCGTGGCCGTGTGCTTAGGCGAGTGATACACGAGCTGGGCCGGCAGCTTGGCCTCCAGCAGCGTCTGCACATAGGCCTTGGCATTTTTAACGATTTCGGCTTTGGCCGGCTTCTGAATAAGAGTGGTTTCCATTAGCGGAGGGCAACAACAAAGAAACAACAGCGAGCGGCTGTTCGGCTTACAACGCGATTCGCGCCGTCGGGTTTTCGGGGCCTCAGTCCCAACCGTAGCCGAGCGAATTGCGTAGGGCAGCGCACCTACCCGCACCGGGCACTTCAGCCGTTACAGGTAAGTTTACCGTATTTCCTGAACATCCGTTCCCCTGCCTTGGTGCCCTGGCAAGCGCCGGGCTTTCCCGCTACTTTCTCTTTTGTATGAGCAGACATTTCCTGTCGTCCTGTTGCCTGCTGCTGGCCCTGGCCGGCGGGGCCGCGCCGGTGGCGCTAGCCCAGCAGAAAACCCAGACGCCCCACCCCGAGCGGCCCAACTACCGCAAGGGGGGCCTGAACTGGGAGTCAAAGACGCCGCCCGACAGCTCGCGCATCCGCTACAGCGTGTTCCTGATTGGCGACGTGGGCAAGCCGATTCCGGAGGCCGAAGGTGGTGAGCCTTCCCTGAACTACCTGCGCAAGCAGATTCTGGCCGCCGGGGCCAAAAGTACCACCGTGTACCTCGGCGACAATATATATGAGTACGGCATGCCCGAGGCCAAAGCCTCGGACCGCCAGGAGTCGGAGCGGCGCATCATCGACCAGATGAAGATCCTGCGCGACTACCAGGGCGAGAAATACATGATTCCGGGCAACCACGACTGGAAGCAGGGCAACCGCGGGTCCGTGGAGCAAGTAAACCGGGAACAGTTTTTCGTGGAAAGCTACCTGCAGAGCGACTCGGCGGCTTTCCCCTATACCGGCGACTTTTTCCTGCCCCGCAATGCCTGCCCCGGCCCCGTAGAGGTGCGCCTGCAGGACGACCTGGTACTCATTGCCATCAACTCGCAGTGGTTTCTGCAGACCTCGGGTGAGCGGCCCTACGGAGCCAACAGCGGCTGCGGCGTGGCCAACGAAACCGACTTCTTCACCCAGGTAGAGGACATTATTCAGCGCAACGCGGGCAAGAACATTATGGTGGTGGCCCACCACCCGCTGTTCTCCGACGGTATTCATGGCGGCTACTTTACCCTGGCCGACCATTTCTTCCCGCTCAGCATCGTGTACAAGTACGCCTTTGTGCCCCTGCCGGTCATTGGCTCCATTTACCCCTTTGCCCGCAAGTACGGCGGCATTTCGCAGGATATTCCGCACCCGCTGTACCAGGCCTACAAGAAGGGCCTGATGGAAATCTTTGAGAAATATCCCAACGTGGTGTATGCGGCCGGCCACGAGCACAACCTGCAGTTTTTCAAGGAAGGCAACCTCAACCACATCGTCAGCGGCTCGGGCTGCAAAACCCAGCACGTAAAGCCCGGCAGCGGCGGCGACGCCCTGTTCTCGGACAAAGAGAAAGGCTTTGCCCGCGTGAACTACTACGATAACGGCGAGGTCTGGACGGAGTTTTACGTGCCCGAGGGGGTAGGCCAGACGGGCCGCCTCGTGTTCCGCACGCCCATGTACGCCCAGCAGGCCATGGCCGCGGCCGACTCGGTGGCCCGGCCCACCGGTGCCCCGCGGCCCCGCTTCGCTGACAGCACCGTGACCGTGGCTGTAAACAAGCAGTACCTGGACCGCAGCGGAGTGCACAAGCTGTTCTTCGGTAAGCACTACCGCCAGGAGTGGGCTACCCCCGTTACGTTCCCGGTGCTGGACCTGGCCACCGAGAAGGGCGGCCTGACGCCCTACAAAATCGGGGGTGGCAAGCAAACAGCTTCCCTGAAAGTGCGCAACGAGGAGGGTCGTAACTTCACCATCCGCAGCCTCAACAAAGACCCCTCGGCCGTGCTGCCCGAGGCCCTGCGCGAAGGTGCCGCCGCCGATATTCTGCAGGACCAGATTTCGGCCCAGCACCCGTTTGGCTCCATTGTTATTCCGCCGCTGGCTACGGCGGCCGGCATTCTGCACACCAACCCCGAGCTGCGCTACATCCCCCAGGACCCCCTGCTGGGCCAGTACCTGGAGCGCTTCAGCAACACGCCTGGGGCTATTGAGGAAGATGCCAAGGACGACCAAAGCAACGTGGAAAGCCTGGGCAACGCCAAAAACCTGGTGGGCACCGACAAGGTGTTTGAGCGTATTACCGACGACAACGATAACCGCGTCAACGAAAAAGCCTTTGCCCGCTCCCGCCTCTTCGATATGTGGATTGGCGACTGGGACCGGCACGAGGACCAGTGGCGCTGGGCCGAGAAAAAGGACAAGGATGGCGACCGGAAATTTACGGCCGTGCCCGAAGACCGGGACATTGCCTTCTTTAAGGGCGACGGTATTTTTCCCTACCTGGCTTCGCGCAAGTGGGCCATCCGCAACTTCCAGAACTTCGGTGAGGACTACGCCGACTGGAAAGGCCTGAACCTGACGGCCCTGAGCAACGACCGGGTGTATCTGGCCTCGGTCACGAAGGAAGAATGGGTAAAGCAGGCCGAAGAAATGAAAGCCGGCCTCACCGACGAGGTCATTGAAAAAGCCTTCCGGGAGCGGTGGCCCAAGCAGATCTACGACCTCCACGGCCCCGAAATCATTGCCAAGCTGAAAAGCCGCCGCGAGCTGCTACCCCAGGTAGCCGCCGATTACTATGAGGTACTCAGCAAGGTAACCGAGGTGAAAGGCTCCAAGAAGCGCGAGCGGTTTGTGGTGGAGCGCCTGCCCGAGGATAAGACGCACGTAACGGTGCAGAAAATCAATAAGGAAGGCGAGCTGACCAAGATGCTCTTCGACCGCACCTTCGATAACAAGGTGACCAAGGAGCTGCGTCTCTACGGCTTCGAGGGCCAGGACCAGTACGAAGTGAAGGGCGACGTGAAAAACGGTCCGCTGGTACGTATCATCGGGGGCCTGGACCGGGACTCCATCGTGGACCGCTCCAACGTGAGCGGCCTGGGCCACAAGCTGCATGTGTATGATGCCGACACCGGCAACGTAATTGTGGCCGGCAAGGACGCCCGCCTGCGCCTGGAGCCTGGCATTGACGTGAGCCGCTACGACGTGCACACCCGCACCGACCGCAAGGACTACACCCTGAACTACTTCGGGCCTACCGCTTACTTCGGCTATAATGTCGATGACCGGTTGTTCTTTGGTGGGGGGGTAGTGTACCGCACCTACGGCTTCCGGAAAGCGCCTTACGCCACCGAGCAAAGCCTGGCCGCCAACTACTCGCCTTCGCAGAGTGCCTACAACGTGCGCTACCTCGGGCACTTTGTGGATGTGTTTGGCAAGACGGACCTGCGCCTCACGGCCCAACTCTACGGCCCGCAGCTGCTCTATAACTTCTTCGGGCTGGGCAACGACACGCGCAACATTCTGGCCGACGACCGGGGCACCCGCGCCCGCGACATCAACGATACGTACCGCATCCGCTTCTCGCGGCTGTACGTGGCGCCTATGCTGGAAAAGGACTTGTTCAGCTTCCTTAAGTTCGGCTTCGGGCCGCAGTACGACCAGTTCCGGGTGGATCGCAGCCAGATAGGAAGTGAAATAGCCGCCGGCTTGGATGAGAACGGTAACGGCCGCGAAGGCACCGCTGCCGCCGGCATCCGCGCCTCCGATTTCGGCCTGAACCGCTACCTCGGTGGCAAAGCCTACCTGAACCTGGATGCGGCCTCGTCGCCCAAAAACCCGCGTATTGGTTTGCGCTGGTACAACTCGGCGGAGTACAACCACCAGCTCAACGGCGAGAAGCTGACGTATGGCCGCCTGGCTACCGAGTTCCGGGCCTACCTCTCGCCCAACTTCCCGTTCCAGCTAACCTGGGCCGGCCGCATCGGGGCCAACCGCAACCTCGGCGACTACCGCTTCTTCCAGGCTAATACGCTGGGCGGCACCACCAACCTGCGCGGCTACCGCCGCACCCGCTACGCCGGCCGCTCGTCGGTATATGGCAACGCGGAGGTGCGCGTGCAGCTGTTTACCTTCAACGCCTACCTGGTGCCCGGTAAGTTCGGTATCTTGGGTCTGGCCGATGCCGCCCGCGTGTACTCCTCCCGCGACACCGAAACGGGCCTGAAAGCCCTCCACACGGCCGTAGGCGGCGGTATCTGGGTTGATGTGCTCAAGCAGGCTGTCATCAACGCTACCTACTCAGTAGGCGAAGAAAACCTCGTTTTTGTAGGCTTTGACTTCCTGTTTTAAGTGGTGTAATGAGGTGAGTCAAGTGCCGTCATGGCGAGGATACCAACGCCATCCGTCCTGACCACCGTGCTACCCCCTTAGAACGTGACAAGCCCTTGCTTCCTGCTTGGAAGTAAGGGCTTGTCTGTTTAGCAGGCTTTGAGCAAATGAGAGGCAGGATGGCTCCGTTGTGCCTTCTTGCCATGACACTTCAGTCATTCACTCATTCACCGTTTCACTACCTCCCTATCCTTTTTACGCGAAAGACGTTAAGGCTAGCCTGACGCCTTTGCGTTGTATTTACCCTCCGCTTTTCATCCGTATGATTCTTGTTTCCGCTTCGAAGACGTTGAGGATGCTGCGGCCGCTGGCGGCTTCGGCGGCGGTGCTGTGCGCCGCGTCGGCTCAGGCCCAGATTACGCCCACCACGCCCCCCGTGTACCCGCCGCCGGCCCCGCCCCTCGGCGACAGTACCGCCGCAGCCAACACCCAGGAATTTGCTACCCCCTCCGTGGTGGGTATGGGCCCCAGCAAGGGCCTGGTGTTTCACTACGAGCGGATGCCGCGCTTCAATGTGGCCTCCGATGGGAAAGTGGTGGGCCTGCAGGACTATAACTCGCAGGCTACCAAAAACGCCCGGCTCGTCATCAAGGGCTATATCCCGATGCTCAATCGTCCGCACCTGAAGCTGATTCTGGGCGTGAACTACGAGCGGGAGGAATTCAAATTCCGGGAGTTCCCGACCCGCTACGAGCTCTACGACAACATCGAAAACAAAGGCCTGAAAACCCTGGGCGCCCAGCTGGCCGTCATCCGGCCGGTAAACGAGGTGAACTGGTACATCTTCCGGGTGAAGGGGGAGCTCAGCGGCGACTATACCTCCTCGGAGCTGAGCGTGCGCGACTACCTGCGCGTGTCGTCGGAATTTCTGTACGGCTGGAAGCGGAGCCCTACCTTCTCGTGGGGGGTAGGGGTGCAGCTGGGCTACACCTTCGGGCGGCAGAGCATTTACCCGGCCGTGCTCTACAACCGCACCTTCAATAACCGCTGGGGCGTGGAGGCCCTGTTCCCGGCCCGCGTAACGGCCCGCTACAACGCCTCGCCCCGGTCCCTGTTCTTCGCGGGCTACTCCGTGGACGGCCTCAACTACATTATTAAGCTGCGGCAGCCCCTGCGCCGCGAAGGAGCTATTGACCTGCGCACCCTGGAGCTGCGCGAAACCGAGGTGAAATTCCGGGGCCGCTGGGAGCGGGAAATCTACGATTTCCTGTGGTTTGGGCTGGAGGGCGGCTACCGCTACAACTACGCCTTCGACGCCTTCGACCGGACCAACGACAACCGCATCAAAATCATCGACAGCAAGCTGGCCGGTGCCCCGTATGCCTCCTTTGAGCTGTTTATCGTGCCTCCGCGCAAGTTCCTGAAGAAAACCGTAAACAAGTAGGCGCCCGGGCCGCGCCCGGATATAGCGCCCTGAAGCCCCCAACCCACTCCAACGGAGGTGCGGGTTGGGGGCTTCATTGTAATACCGCCAAAGCGGCCTGAACAGTAGTAACCTTCTGCCAACCCGCTTACGTTAAGTGCCTTCTTTCCCTCTCCATCTCAGTTTCTATGCAGATTTCTAAGCACACAGACCTACGCGACGGCAGCAGCTGTACCCTGGACTACGATGAAGCCAACGGCTGGCTGCGCGCCACCTGGCTGGGCCACGTAGAGCCTCGCGAAGCCTACAACGGCGCGGCCCGCTACCTGCAGGCCCTGCAAAATGTGCGGTGCCCGTATTTGCTGAACGATAACAGCCAGCTTTCCGGCCCCTGGTTCGACTCGGTGGAGTGGCTGCGCACGGTATGGCTGCCCCGGGCCCTGCACATGGGGCTGCGCTACGTAGCCCACGTAGCCCAACCCCACGACCTGCTCGACGAGGCCGCCAGCATGGGCCGTACCCTGCTGGAGGGCCAGCTGCACCTGCAGGTGTTCGATGATGTGGCCTCTGCCGAGGAGTGGCTGCACCAGATGCAGGCCCAGGCAGCCTAGTGCCCTATCCCCCGGCCCGGCCCAAACGCCAAGGCCCCGACGCTGATGAGCGCCGGGGCCTTTGTGCTAGAAGAACATAGTGCCCTAGGCCGGCTCTTTCAACGACTGCATATCGATGACGTAGCGGTAGTGCACCTCTTCGTCCTGCATCTTATCGAAGGCCTTGTTGATGTCCTGGATGGGAATCATTTCTACCTCGGGCAGAATGTGGTGCTGGGCGCAGAAGTCCAGCACTTCCTGGGTTTCCTGAATGCTCCCGATGATGGAACCCGCCACGGAACGGCGGTGCATGGCCACGTCCATGTTGTTGAGGGGCTTCTTGTACTCGCCCAGCAGGCCCACCGTGACAATCGTGCCATCGCGGCGCAGCAGGTTCACGTAGTCGTTGATGTCGTAGCTGTCGGGGATGGTGCTCAGGATAAAGTCCAGGGTCAGCTCGTGCTGCTCCACAGCTTTTTTATCGGTGGATAGGATGACGTGGCGGGCGCCCAGCTTGGCGGCATCGCCCTGCTTCTCTTCTGAGGAGGTAATAACCGTTACTTCGGCGCCCAGCGCGGCGGCCAGCTGCACAGCCATGTGGCCCAGGCCGCCCAGGCCTACTACCCCCACCTTGTGGCCGGGCCCGATTTTCCAGTGCTTCAGCGGGGCGTAAGTAGTTACGCCGGCGCACAGAATAGGCGCCACGGCCTTGATATCGAGGGCCTCCGGAATGCGCAGCACGAACGATTCCTTCACCACAATATCCGTGGAGTAGCCGCCGTAGGTGTTGTAGCCGCTGCCATCGGGCTTCATATAGCCGTTGTAGGTAGCCGTCCAGCTAACGGGGCCCTCGCAGTAGTTTTCCTCCTTTTCCCGGCAGGGGGCGCAGGCGCCGCACGAGTCAATCATGCAGCCTACGCCCACCACATCACCGACCTGAAACTTAGTAACGGCGCTGCCTGCGCGCACCACCCGCCCAATTACCTCGTGGCCGGGTACGCAGGGGTAAATCGTATTTTTCCAGTCGTTTTTTACCTGGTGCAGATCGGAGTGGCAGACGCCGCAGTACAGTACCTCAATGTGCACCTCATCTTCTTTAGGAGCGTGCCGCTCAAACTTCATTTCCGAGAGGCCATTGAAGATGGAGTTGGAGGCGCCGTAGCCTTTGGCTTGAATAGTTTCCATGCAGGGTTTTGGGTTGAGAATGAGGGATATAGATACTCTAAATCCATACGCCCCCGTACGGCCGTGGTTTTGCCGGGCTGGCTGAGCCACTAAGCAATGCGGACAGTAAGCAAAAAGCCCTTACCAGGGGCAAGGGCTCAGCGGGGTACTACCCACCCTGGAGGCGGCACTACCATAGCTTGGTGTTGCTGATGCCAGCCGGCAGGGGTGGGTGCTCGGAGAGGCCCAGCACGCACCAGCCTGCTTCAACACCGAAGGAGCCGCCCTGCAGCAGGTAGCTGACCCACCGCTCGGTGGTACGGCCGCTGTACTGCTCGCTTTCCGGCTCGTACTCGCGCAACAGCAGGGCGTCGCCTACCTCGAAATTCCGGTCGTTGAGCCGCACGTCGAAGGATTTGGTGCCCGCCACCACGGCGGCAAAGCAAGCCGGCCATACCTTCAACTCGTGGTGGTTAGCCGTAGCGCCCCGAACCGACGCCAGCGTACCCGAAGATGTATAGTTCATGGAAGTGAAGTCAAAAGGGTGAAGCAGCAAAAGCAGAGAAAATCATGCCGTATTGCCCAAATAAAACCAGTTAAGATTATGAAACAGGCAATACAGGCGTAATGTTTGGCCTACGCGCCCTGCACTACAAAGTTGCCGGGCACGTATTACCTGATGATGAAGGCAATGCTAGGATGCTGCTGTGGTAGCCCCGGCCGTGTGGCGCCCCGGGCCCATCAAAAAAGCCCCTGCCGGTGGGGCAGAGGCTTTTAGTTAGAGGCAGAATGCCGGGCCAGTGGAGCTTACTTGCGCTTCTTGCCGGGTTTGCAGAGGCTTTTCAGGTAGGCATAGGTATCGAACTGGGAGCGGATGCGGGCAGCCTCCGTGTCGTCGCCATCGGGGCCGATGAAGTGGTTGTGGAAGTCGCGGGCCTTCACGTTGTCGTGGCGCTGCAGGTCCAGCAGGTGGCGCACCTCGGCCCGCAAATCGGGCTGCAGAATCGGGAAGGCCACCTCCACGCGCCGGTCGAGGTTGCGGGCCATCCAGTCGGAGGAAGCCACGTACACTTTTTCCTCGCCGCCATTGCCGAACACGTACACCCGGGCGTGCTCCAGAAACCTATCGACCATGCCACGCTGCCGGATGTTCTCGCTCTGGCCCGGCAGCTCCGGAATCAGGCACGAAATGCCCCGGATCAGGAGCTCTACCCGTACGCCGGCCTGGCTGGCCTCGTAGAGCTTCAGAATCATGCGCTCATCCTGCAGGGCGTTCAGCTTCAGGATGATGTAGGCGTCTTGGCCCTGGCGAGCCAACTCTATTTCGTGGTCGATGAGGGCGTTGAGCTTCTCCCGCAGCTCGAAGGGTGCCACCAGCAGGTGCTGAAACAGGCCGGTCTTGTCCTGGCGGTCATGGAAGTAGCGGAACACCTCCACCACCTCCCGCGTGATGTCGGGGTTGCTCGTGAACAGGCCGTGGTCGGCGTACAC is a genomic window containing:
- a CDS encoding Pycsar system effector family protein, which codes for METTLIQKPAKAEIVKNAKAYVQTLLEAKLPAQLVYHSPKHTATVVKEARALGEAAGLSEADHEALVLAAWFHDVGYTEVYDGHEFRSAEMAAEWLQQQGYPSERIEVVQNLIKATHRDAPRQTELEQLLVDADMSNMGRESFFAEAELLRAEWEAMLGKTYSNPEWAETQLAFLLAGKYYTKAAKERYQDQFKENVKEQRKLVKKTEKKKKKKAEEAEGTFAEPKRGIETMFRTMYSNHMKLSDMADKKANMMISLNAVLMSLIITYFGAKLGSKTAALSNVGLIRNPIIAVPMGILLATALASVITAILCAQPDVTSFKWLKRSPQIATNRRVNLLFFGNFSKLSLDDFQHGMTEIMGQKEALYTNMVTDIYYLGDVLTKKYRLLRLSYTIFMVGLILTALSFGIALLYKV
- a CDS encoding metallophosphoesterase; translated protein: MSRHFLSSCCLLLALAGGAAPVALAQQKTQTPHPERPNYRKGGLNWESKTPPDSSRIRYSVFLIGDVGKPIPEAEGGEPSLNYLRKQILAAGAKSTTVYLGDNIYEYGMPEAKASDRQESERRIIDQMKILRDYQGEKYMIPGNHDWKQGNRGSVEQVNREQFFVESYLQSDSAAFPYTGDFFLPRNACPGPVEVRLQDDLVLIAINSQWFLQTSGERPYGANSGCGVANETDFFTQVEDIIQRNAGKNIMVVAHHPLFSDGIHGGYFTLADHFFPLSIVYKYAFVPLPVIGSIYPFARKYGGISQDIPHPLYQAYKKGLMEIFEKYPNVVYAAGHEHNLQFFKEGNLNHIVSGSGCKTQHVKPGSGGDALFSDKEKGFARVNYYDNGEVWTEFYVPEGVGQTGRLVFRTPMYAQQAMAAADSVARPTGAPRPRFADSTVTVAVNKQYLDRSGVHKLFFGKHYRQEWATPVTFPVLDLATEKGGLTPYKIGGGKQTASLKVRNEEGRNFTIRSLNKDPSAVLPEALREGAAADILQDQISAQHPFGSIVIPPLATAAGILHTNPELRYIPQDPLLGQYLERFSNTPGAIEEDAKDDQSNVESLGNAKNLVGTDKVFERITDDNDNRVNEKAFARSRLFDMWIGDWDRHEDQWRWAEKKDKDGDRKFTAVPEDRDIAFFKGDGIFPYLASRKWAIRNFQNFGEDYADWKGLNLTALSNDRVYLASVTKEEWVKQAEEMKAGLTDEVIEKAFRERWPKQIYDLHGPEIIAKLKSRRELLPQVAADYYEVLSKVTEVKGSKKRERFVVERLPEDKTHVTVQKINKEGELTKMLFDRTFDNKVTKELRLYGFEGQDQYEVKGDVKNGPLVRIIGGLDRDSIVDRSNVSGLGHKLHVYDADTGNVIVAGKDARLRLEPGIDVSRYDVHTRTDRKDYTLNYFGPTAYFGYNVDDRLFFGGGVVYRTYGFRKAPYATEQSLAANYSPSQSAYNVRYLGHFVDVFGKTDLRLTAQLYGPQLLYNFFGLGNDTRNILADDRGTRARDINDTYRIRFSRLYVAPMLEKDLFSFLKFGFGPQYDQFRVDRSQIGSEIAAGLDENGNGREGTAAAGIRASDFGLNRYLGGKAYLNLDAASSPKNPRIGLRWYNSAEYNHQLNGEKLTYGRLATEFRAYLSPNFPFQLTWAGRIGANRNLGDYRFFQANTLGGTTNLRGYRRTRYAGRSSVYGNAEVRVQLFTFNAYLVPGKFGILGLADAARVYSSRDTETGLKALHTAVGGGIWVDVLKQAVINATYSVGEENLVFVGFDFLF
- a CDS encoding DUF6268 family outer membrane beta-barrel protein, which encodes MILVSASKTLRMLRPLAASAAVLCAASAQAQITPTTPPVYPPPAPPLGDSTAAANTQEFATPSVVGMGPSKGLVFHYERMPRFNVASDGKVVGLQDYNSQATKNARLVIKGYIPMLNRPHLKLILGVNYEREEFKFREFPTRYELYDNIENKGLKTLGAQLAVIRPVNEVNWYIFRVKGELSGDYTSSELSVRDYLRVSSEFLYGWKRSPTFSWGVGVQLGYTFGRQSIYPAVLYNRTFNNRWGVEALFPARVTARYNASPRSLFFAGYSVDGLNYIIKLRQPLRREGAIDLRTLELRETEVKFRGRWEREIYDFLWFGLEGGYRYNYAFDAFDRTNDNRIKIIDSKLAGAPYASFELFIVPPRKFLKKTVNK
- a CDS encoding ASCH/PUA domain-containing protein, producing the protein MNYTSSGTLASVRGATANHHELKVWPACFAAVVAGTKSFDVRLNDRNFEVGDALLLREYEPESEQYSGRTTERWVSYLLQGGSFGVEAGWCVLGLSEHPPLPAGISNTKLW
- a CDS encoding NAD(P)-dependent alcohol dehydrogenase, coding for METIQAKGYGASNSIFNGLSEMKFERHAPKEDEVHIEVLYCGVCHSDLHQVKNDWKNTIYPCVPGHEVIGRVVRAGSAVTKFQVGDVVGVGCMIDSCGACAPCREKEENYCEGPVSWTATYNGYMKPDGSGYNTYGGYSTDIVVKESFVLRIPEALDIKAVAPILCAGVTTYAPLKHWKIGPGHKVGVVGLGGLGHMAVQLAAALGAEVTVITSSEEKQGDAAKLGARHVILSTDKKAVEQHELTLDFILSTIPDSYDINDYVNLLRRDGTIVTVGLLGEYKKPLNNMDVAMHRRSVAGSIIGSIQETQEVLDFCAQHHILPEVEMIPIQDINKAFDKMQDEEVHYRYVIDMQSLKEPA